Proteins encoded by one window of Micromonospora coxensis:
- a CDS encoding DUF4177 domain-containing protein encodes MQKWEYATVPLLVHATKQILDNWGEDGWELVSVVPGPNPEQLVAYLKRPKA; translated from the coding sequence ATGCAGAAGTGGGAATACGCCACGGTCCCGCTGCTGGTCCACGCGACCAAGCAGATCCTCGACAACTGGGGCGAGGACGGCTGGGAGCTCGTCTCCGTGGTGCCCGGCCCGAACCCGGAGCAGCTCGTCGCCTACCTGAAGCGGCCCAAGGCATGA